In Pseudomonas alcaliphila JAB1, a single window of DNA contains:
- a CDS encoding DUF493 domain-containing protein, which yields MTDSDVQPPKIEFPCERYPIKVIGTAGEGFSDLVIEVIQRHAPDLDTSTLVMRDSRNGNFLSVQVLITATGVEQLQAIHVDLRATGRVHMVL from the coding sequence ATGACCGATAGCGACGTTCAACCGCCGAAAATCGAATTCCCCTGCGAGCGTTACCCGATCAAGGTTATCGGCACCGCTGGTGAGGGTTTCTCCGACCTGGTGATCGAAGTGATCCAGCGCCACGCTCCCGATCTGGATACCTCCACGCTGGTGATGCGTGACAGCCGCAACGGTAACTTCCTTTCCGTTCAGGTGCTGATCACTGCCACTGGTGTCGAGCAATTGCAGGCGATTCACGTCGACCTGCGTGCCACCGGTCGCGTGCATATGGTGCTGTGA